In Fusarium oxysporum f. sp. lycopersici 4287 chromosome 6, whole genome shotgun sequence, a single window of DNA contains:
- a CDS encoding hypothetical protein (At least one base has a quality score < 10): MAPTQANAAFVWRQFIDLGRSNSKKSKRYRCRHCQKDFAATSVGRPKEHLAACENGKPSSDKSKITEVGIQHISQDESHSYAYDAAAAVIAGGRPFSLFESRRWRYFFTRIKPGWKPPSRAAITRILPDFYQELYDEVFKRITSFEWLNIIFDASDNVSGHRIVNISVQLPDGPAFYWKTFDTGDEQHTAENWVKLIWGEMQQLCGGDLSRINSICTDTENTMRSVHGLLGRFPELSHINFSLCDSHGLQLLIKDILLLPFFEDLCNNVSTLLKFFSRSKLQLQRLRMCQRTRWNGVTRALIRSIITRWGSQYNSFFSLLRSRDPARDWSIRKDVRDELRSQDCPVLLPEAVRIIKDNSFWLKLEAAIAVLKPVNEFQHASEADGAGIAHVVNRWLQIKSKWSEMGEADQFPDIPWDDIDAIFKARLDKQTVFARVQEYMQKQLKNDDEYHRALSEFTHFRMRTGGPDGLFNKHSAVYDDGFKPAMAWQCLLNQGSILARVAVKVMNTLANSVPSERSFSAINFIHTKARNRLTPMHADMQAFIFMNDRVLDRLKDQKYAHKKRWADLEEKDWLGLEDSYLELFVNAQGKKVWMDGVMASTSGDFEWEGVLQSTGDILGVGTEVESEV; encoded by the exons ATGGCGCCCACCCAAGCTAACGCTGCCTTCGTTTGGCGACAGTTTATCGACCTCGGCCGCTCTAACTCCAAGAAAAGCAAGCGATACAGATGCCGTCACTGCCAAAAAGATTTTGCAGCGACCTCTGTTGGGAGACCGAAAGAGCATCTCGCTGCGTGTGAGAATGGCAAGCCAAGCAGCGACAAGAGC AAGATAACCGAGGTCGGAATTCAGCATATCTCGCAGGACGAGAGTCACAGTTATGCCTATGATGCCGCCGCTGCTGTAATCGCCGGTGGTCGGCCCTTCAGCCTCTTCGAGAGCCGCCGTTGGCGTTATTTCTTCACTCGCATTAAGCCTGGCTGGAAGCCTCCTAGCCGCGCCGCCATCACGAGAATTCTTCCCGACTTCTATCAGGAACTCTATGACGAGGTTTTCAAACGCATTACCAGCTTTGAATGGCTCAACATCATATTTGACGCTTCAGATAATGTCTCGGGTCACAGAATCGTTAATATCTCGGTACAGCTACCAGACGGCCCAGCCTTCTACTGGAAAACGTTTGACACGGGAGACGAACAGCACACAGCGGAGAATTGGGTGAAGCTGATATGGGGAGAAATGCAGCAACTGTGCGGCGGTGATCTCTCCAGAATCAATTCTATCTGTACAGATACCGAAAACACGATGCGCTCTGTACACGGCTTGCTAGGGAGATTCCCAGAGCTCTCACATATCAACTTCTCTCTATGCGATTCTCACGGCCTTCAGCTTCTAATTAaagatatccttcttcttccattcttTGAGGATCTCTGTAATAACGTCAGCACccttctcaagttcttctCACGGTCTAAATTACAATTGCAAAGATTGAGAATGTGCCAACGCACAAGGTGGAACGGAGTAACTCGCGCGCTGATCAGAAG CATAATTACACGCTGGGGTTCTCAGTAcaattctttcttctccctcctccGTTCTCGAGACCCTGCCAGAGACTGGTCTATTCGAAAAGACGTACGGGATGAGCTGCGATCTCAAGATTGCCCCGTTCTCCTGCCCGAAGCGGTTCGAATCATCAAAGACAACAGCTTCTGGCTAAAACTGGAGGCTGCGATCGCTGTGCTAAAACCCGTGAACGAATTTCAACACGCTTCCGAGGCTGATGGGGCGGGAATCGCACACGTTGTAAATCGCTGGCTGCAAATCAAAAGCAAATGGTCTGAGATGGGAGAGGCTGATCAGTTTCCTGATATTCCGTGGGACGACATTGACGCTATATTCAAAGCCCGGCTCGATAAGCAGAC CGTCTTTGCGCGCGTACAAGAGTATATGCAGAAACAGCTGAAAAACGACGACGAATATCACCGTGCCCTTTCCGAATTCACACACTTCCGAATGCGTACAGGCGGCCCAGACGGCTTGTTTAATAAGCACAGCGCTGTATAcgatgatggcttcaagccaGCAATGGCGTGGCAGTGCCTCCTCAACCAGGGCTCGATTCTGGCTAGAGTAGCCGTGAAGGTAATGAACACGCTTGCGAACTCTGTGCCCTCAGAACGAAGTTTCTCTGCTATTAATTTCATACACACGAAAGCTCGAAATCGCCTTACGCCCATGCACGCTGACATGCAGGCTTTCATTTTTATGAACGACCGCGTATTAGATCGCCTTAAGGATCAGAAGTACGCCCATAAAAAGCGCTGGGCGgatcttgaggagaaggactgGCTAGGACTCGAAGATTCATATCTCGAGTTATTTGTGAATGCGCAGGGCAAGAAGGTCTGGATGGATGGTGTGATGGCCTCCACCAGTGGAGATTTTGAGTGGGAGGGTGTATTACAGTCGACGGGTGATATATTGGGGGTTGGCACTGAGGTGGAATCAGAGGTTTGA